GAATGTTGTCAACATAGTTCTGATCACAcaagtactataaaattattaaatgaagatGTTCTAGATCAACACATTAAAGATGGTTTTAACTTCATCCATGTAGGTTTAATACAAGTAGCTGCAAAACCTAACTTTCGTTTAGGAATCAATTCTCCTATAATAGTAATGTTAAGAGATATGAGGCTATTAAAGCCACAAGATTCGTTAATCGCAGTCTTAGAGTCAAACCTTCATGATGGTCCTGTTTTCTTTAACTGCTATCCAAActatgctatgaatcttcagaatAGTTGGACCAAAAATGCCATACAATTAGATCTATTAGCAAACAATGAtatttttgaagaagaaagtgatcctttctcaataatatatagagtatattataaagtctcaaaaatcaattataattttaaagctttaagatCTTCACCCAAACAAGAAACCATTATGCTAGAAGCAAACCTTAAAAGATCTTCAGTACAAGTTCCAAAGAAACTTACTCATGAAGAAGTTATGAGTAAAGTCCCTGAGGAATGGGTATTCAAGAATTCCCTGCCCCAACCAAAAATTCATACTACTCAAGTAAGAGAATTGTTTCAAGAAGGAGCAAATCTCactttaagaatgaatagatcaaACTCATTTAGTATTAGATCTCCTCAACAGTTATACAGAGTAGATCTCCCAAGATCTTCTGTATCATCAAAACTTAAAGGATTAGATACAACGTCTAGTCCTAATATAGCAACACCTATAtatcaagatgaagaatctaGTAATTATTCTCCAACCCCTTCGCAAATCAACATGCTAAGTAGGGTAAAACCTAGTTTTGAGATAGACaaagatttcattaaaaaagattttatggccgaatacaataaagataaaagattatGGTACTTCAAGAATTACAGTAAACAAGAAACTGAAACTCTTAGGGCCTTTTATTATGAAGAAATGGAAGTTTCTGAAACAAACATCTATTTTTTTGATTGGTTCGAAAATCATTGTATTAAAAATAATCTTAATTATCCTTTCTGGAAAAACGTCAATCCaatcacaaaaataaatacCACTTGGAAAACTCCTGATAATAACACTATTACTTCAGAATACCCTCCACAAACTGGAGTGAAAATAGTCATAAAAGATGGTCATGAAATCGAAGCATCTCCATATAAGGCAGAAGCTAACAAAGttcatcaacaattaaattttgcaaacacTATGCTAACAGTCATGTCAAAACAGCTAGAAAGAATAGAGGTTCAAAAACCCTCTATTACAAccaaagaagcttcttcatcGTTTACCTTAGGAAACCCTTTGCAAActcctattttcaaaattcctcaatacactaaagaagaatttaatTCCTTTAATCTCTCAGGAAgtgtagaaaaattaaaagaaaaattaaacaagctttcaataaatcatttggataaagatttaaatatcaataaaattagaaagtttGGGCCAGATAACAACACAAGAGCCTACTATCCAAGACCTTCCTATTCGGATATGaggtttgaagaaagaaaagaatttattcaaaatacctttagtggaactagccttgatgaatggaatatcgatggctttagtgaacaaaatatattagataTTACGCATCAAATGATTATGGCTGCCACAGCCTATAAAGTCCATAATAACACCGATAGAAATGCAGCATTAATGATTACTCATGGCTTCACTGGTCAGTTACGAGGCTGGTGGGACAACATCATGACCCCTGAAGATAAATCaactatattagaaaagaaaaaagaaaatggagaagaagatgctgtagcaacattaatatatactattatacttcatttcatagGAGATCCTAGCATATTTAGAGAGAGAGCTTCAAGCCAGCTCGCTAATCTCTATTGTCCTACCATGTCCGAttacagatggtataaggacacCTTCTTCTCAAAGGTAACCTTAAGAGAAGATGGCAACAGCGCCTTCTGGAAGGAGCGCTTTATTGCAGGATTACCTAGATTAATGCAATCAAAGGTATTAGATAATTTATCACTTTTAGACAGTTCGACCCTCCTAGTTATAACTACTTTGATTATACAGATGCCTGGTATTACGCCTTGTATCTTTATCCTTATCAACACTCCTGGTTCATTTGGTTCAAAAAGGGAATCTCTTTAAAGTTCCCTCAATGGTTTAAAGTTTGGTTTTGCAAGGTAGGACTCGATGAGTCTATCTTTCCCGAAGAAGTAAAACCATTATTCAAGTACTTTGCTCAAAAGTCAAATTTCATTATGGAAGACAAACTCCTCATGTTCACAGCTTCGCAAGCCATATCTTGGATTTTAACCTGGGATTGGAGAACTGTAGAAATTTATGAGGATACAGAACTCTATCAGCTCTATcgcatttttaaaataaaatggtgggcaaaattcaatatctctctaataatgatagatagatagatagatagatagatagatagatagatagatagatagatagatagatagatagatagatagataatagatagataaagatagatagatagatagaaaaaaatagatagatagataatagataagatagatagatagaaatagatagatagatagatagatagatagatagatagatagataaagatagataatagatagatagatagatagatagatagatagatagatagatagatagatagatagatagatagatagatagatagatagatagatagatagatagatagatagatagatagatagatagatagatagatagatagatagatagatagatagatagatagatagatagatagatagatagatagataatagatagatagatagatagatagatagatagatagatagatagatagatagatagatagatagatagatagatagatagatagataatagatagatagatagatagatagatagatagatagatagatagatagatagatagatagatagatagatagatagatagatagatagatagatagatagatagatagatagatagatagatagatagatagatagatagatagatagatagatagatagatagatagatagatagatagatagatagatagatagatagatagatagatagatagatagatagatagatagatagatagatagatagatagatagatagatagatagatagatagaaatagatagatagagatagatagatagatagatagatagatagtagatagatagatatagatagatagattaagatagatagatagatagatagatagatagatagatagatagatagatagatagatagatagatagatagatagatagatagatagatagatagatagatagatagatagatagatagatagatagatagatagatagatatagatagatagatagatagatagatagatagatagatagatagatagatagatagatagatagatagatagatagatagatagatagatagatagatagatagatagatagatagatagatagatagatagatagatagatagatagatagatagatagatagatagatagatagatagatagatagatagatagatagatagatagatagatagatagatagatagatagatagatagatagatagatagatagatagatagatagatagatagatagatagatagatagatatagatagatagatagatagatagatagatagatagatagatagatagatagatagaatgatagatagatagatgatagatagatagatatgatagatagatagatagatagatagatagatagatagatagatagatagatagatagatagatagatagatagatagatagatagatagatagatagatagatagatagatagatagatagatagatagatagatagatagatagatagatagatagatagatagatagatagatagatagatagatagatagatagatagatagatagatagatagatagaatagatagatagatagatagatagatagatagatagatagatagatagatagaatagatagatagatagatagatagatagatagatagatagatagatagatagatagatagatagatagatagatagatagatagatagatagatagatagatagatagatagatagatagatagatagatagatagatagatagatagatagatagatagatagatagatagatagatagatagatagatagataaatgatagatagatagatagaatagatagataagatagatagatagatagatagatagatagatagatagatagatagatagatagatagatagatagatagatagatagatagatagatagatagattagatagatagatagatagatagatagatagatagatagatagatagatagatagatagatagatagatagatagatagatagatagatagatagatagatagatagatagatagatagatagatagatagatagatagatagatagatagatagatagatagatagatagatagatagatagatagatagatagatagatagatagatagatagatagatagatagatagatagatagatagatagatagatagataagatagatagatagatagatagatagatagatagatagatagatagatagatagatagatagatagatagatagatagatagatagatagatagatagatagatagatagatagatgatagatagatagaatagagatagatagatatagatagatagataagatagatagatagatagatagatagatagatagatagatagatagatagattagatagatagatagatagatagatagatagatagatagatagatagatagatagatagatagatagatagatagatagatagatagatagatagatagatagatagatagatagatagatagatagatagatagataatagatagatagatagatagatagatagatagatagatagataaaaaaaaaaaagatagatagatagataaaaaaaaaaaaaaaaaaaaaaaaaaaaaaaaaaaaaaaaaaaaatagatagatagatagatagatagatagataagatagatagatagatagatagatagatagatagatagatagatagatagatagatagatagatagatagatagatagatagatagatagatagatatagatagatagatagatagatagatagatagatagatagatagatagatagatagatagataatagatagatagatagatagatagatagatagatagatagatagatagaaatagatagatagataagatagatagatagattagatagatagatagatagatagatagatagatagatagatagatagatagatagataagatagatagatagatagatagatagatagatagatagatagatagatagatagatagatagatagatagatagatagatagatagaatagatagatagatagatagatagatagatagatagatagatagatagatagatagatagatagatagatagatagatagatagatagataagatagatagatagatagatagatagatagatagatagatagatagatagatagatagatagaatagatagatagatagatagatagatagatagatagatagatagatagatagatagatagatagatagatagatagatagatagatagatagatagatagatagatagatagatagatagatagatagatagatagatagatagatagatagatagatagatatgatagatagatagatagtatAGATATAGAAATTATCATATCATATACTATATCTATTTTGTAGCACCTCTGACAAGTGTCGTCCCCTGAGTCTATGACTTTCTTCATAAGTTCTCTCgctcatactataattagtaggtagatgatgtcatatttatattttctaattttttattattaaataattctatattgtcgaaaataattaatgtattaatattggaTTTAgtagttattaatgacattagaataattaacaaaagtcaattgtgactttttttgaaaataactactatattaatttgacatttaatgatttttaattacattagaataattataaaagtcaatttttatttttttatgattaaGATGTATGCTGACAAAGTATTTTtcaatgattatgattatttttcatattactaaataatttttattttgaatgtatattttaattttctgattttttagtaatttaaatattaaataatttcatatttttgaaaaaaaaattaagtggaAAATAGttaatatgtattaatattacatttaataattattaatgacattataataattgacaaaagtcaattgtgactcttttataaaataactactatattaatttgacatttaatgactTTTAATAACATTGgaacaattaataaaagtcaattgtgacttttctactATTAAGATGTATGCTGACAAAGTCATTTTGTAAtgattatgtttattttttttatattacaaaataaaattaaaattgaatgtatcttttttttaaatgaaagacCTATTATTAATAAAAGAGCAAAACATGAGAAAAACTTCCATGCCAAATACAAGGTTCCAAGAACAAGAAACTACATCATCTCCCAAGTCTAAATAAAGGATCCCAAATGACTTCCCGACTTTAAAACGTTCTTAAGGAAGAGCAAAATTGAATGTATCTtacgttcaaaatgatatcaaaatttctattaaaaaaatagtatcaaatagttttagcggattgatttggaaattaactcaaactttgttttttatgttttcgtatacatctgaaaaattaaaatgattttgctatattgattcaaagcataacaaattagaaagaaaagagaaaattagaATGTAACTCGGATTGGACAAAAACTTAAATAGGAGATATACGTATTTTAAAAAGAATAACTAGAGATGAAATATGAAAAGGTCTGATGTATGCCGACAAAGTTCTCTTATTTCATCCGTGCATGGCACGGCATCAAACtagttattaattattttcatatatttctTTGTAAATTAAATTGTATTTGTTTTGAtacgagtttttttttttcgaaaaacaaatgtgtatatatatagataaaatTGAGAAGCATCCCCTCTCAATATGGGTACAGTAATCAAGCCTACAAAATATCGGCGAAAAACTCAGCCACTACAGaaaaaaaccctccaaaaaCCTCTAAAGAAAAACCCCATAAGCATACAAGCATGCTTTAAAGACAAAGCAACAACCCTTAACCTCTACACCACCAAGAGAGTAAAAGTCGAAAACAGCGAAAAGTTCAACCGAATGGGATCCTATCAAGTCGCATGACACCTGCAAAATAAGGATTTAACCTAGTCGTGCAAACTAAAATACCCAACATAAGAAACCAACAAACGCGTAGAGCTGAGAACCAAATCCTAAAGAAACACaaccataaaaaaaacaaaatacaacTAGATGGCCAAACAACACCCGACGGCTGACATCAACACAACAGATCCTCCAAACCAACACCTCACCCGTAGCAACAACCCTCAAAGAGAGCCAAAACCTGTAGAAAGCGAACCACAAAGGCCGGAAAACAACCATAGCCTCTACGTCCTCCACCGTGGAATGAGATGCGACGATGAGTTTGACTAACTGAGATCCTATCAGTTGCACAACATCCTACATGCAAGCTTTCAGCAAGGAAAGGGTCATCCTTATCCCCACGAAACTCATTTCCATCGTCGACGCCTCTGAAGAAGAAAAACCCAAATCAGATCCACCATCTAAGAGTAGATCCACCAAACATCCAACATGCCATAGGACGATGCAAAGAAGACCCTCAACCCAATCTTGCACACCAGCATGACGCCAAATGCTCCCACCTACGAGTCATAAATGTCAAGAAGCTGCGTCCTTTACAAATTCACCAAATATGCATTCAATTTTGTGGCTCACGTTAAACGTAATGATGTTAATGACTTAGCATCGGCCATGACAGTTGCTGCTATGTTTAACATCATTTAGCTAAAGTTAAACCAGCACAACTCACTTGATATTGCGATCGgtaaaaattcataaaaagtAGTGTCGGTCGTAAAGTCCTACTCAACATAATGTCAGCTATATATGACACTATGTAtgcatagaaaataaaaatactatCGTTGATTATGATCGACGTCAGTAACTTAGTATTATTGAAGACTTtgttttcaaaaagaaaaaataaaagagtttcacttttttttttctagcttaaatgtgttttttatCCTTGGAATATACCTTGTTTATGATTTTGGTCatcttaaaattattttcattttcaaatatCAGCCGTTTTGTTTTTCATTCTTGATAGTTGATATTAACTTTTACACCTAGAACAAACGACAGTCAATGTCAGCATTAGAGGggtatgtttttggtccctgaaATATACCTTATTTCTGATTTTAGTCgcaaattttatattatatttttataataagaGTTAGAGGACATGTGAATTAGGTGAGAGAGATCCAGGGTTAgggggtgcaatttatctttccgatataccAAAAAGGATATTCGGAAAATTATTCGGGAACCTCCttcacccaactcatatgtcctaGGAATTATTTGGGGACCAGTATCTAAgatatataaggaaattgaccAATGACATTTCGGCCAGAGACACCAACGGCGGAAGCTTCCACTGTTGGTCAAACTCCACCACCGTCTTCCTCCTCAATCTCCGACCAAATGGACCCTCAACATGCTTCCAACACCCTCGTTCACCTTAGAAAACTGGGCATGGCCCAACCTGTTCCTGAGAGCTGTAACACCAGTGGCTTCTATTCCCACTTCTATGAAAGTTTCATCAAGGTCGATCACATCCAGCGGGGGAGAATCTCTTGCACTGTTCCTGTCAAACCCGCAATCTCTGTAGCACCCCTTTTTCCCTCTTGAtttgttttctctctctctttatgTTCCAGAAAATTGGGTTGTGCTTATGTTTTGACTTGTATTGTTATGTGGGTCAATCCTAGTTCCTCATAAATTGCTGTAGAATTGTTAAAAATTTGAgcttttttattatattattgcTCTTGGTTCTCTGTTTGGCAGCTGAGAAAATTGGGAAGAAGGGTAGTACTTGTGTTTTACAATGTCTGATAATTTGCATAATAGCTATTTGAAGATGGCcatgtttgttttttatttgtatCATCTTCGGATCAGCTTCTCtttctataattaattttgaaacctAGAAGCTAGATATAGAAGCTTGTCCCCATAATTGAGTCTGACTTTAGATAATTGCTGAGGAATTCGCAAACTTATCATATGTTACTCTGGAATGTGGATATTTTCTTCGTTGCTTAGAAATTTGGGTAGAGGATTGATTGAATCAGCTGAAGATACTGAGGAATTTGTGATTTGTTGTTGGTCATCTTCATTGTTAGTAATGTTGAGTATGATCAATTTTAGGAGTATAGAAATTTTTCGTTGATTCATATTTGTTATGCTTGGTCATCCAACTTGTTTTCCGGGTTGCGTTAGTGGACTGGACTCCAAGCTCCAGGTGAACAGAGTGAAAAAGCGACTCTGACAGTGAAGTCAGTTTGAGATCGAGCAGTGTGCATAGTAAATATTGGATAATGAATGTGTATCTTGAATGTGCTGGGTGCCCCTTATATGTAAATGGTGGAAACATTTGCTCTTCGATGTATTAGGGGAATAGTTTTAGGGGATCAGGGTTTGTGATTACTCACCTGATCCTTGATCAATTTTGTTGAGACAGATACATCTCGGATCAAGTATTCGGCCCAAGATTTGGCCTGAGTGGGGAGTGTTTAAGTGGGCCGACCAATATGTGCCCTAGATTGGGTCCATAAAAATATTTATGCAGTCAATTGAATGGCTTCAATTTTGgtcaaaaattctcacattaCTGCATGTTAGAAATTATTGGTGGGGAGAGGGTGGATATTTTTAATTTCTCCTATGGACTTGCAGAATGATTATGGAACATTACATGGGGGTGCTGTTGGGTCTCTGGTTGAGCTGCTATCTATTGGTTGTGCTAGA
This is a stretch of genomic DNA from Lotus japonicus ecotype B-129 chromosome 1, LjGifu_v1.2. It encodes these proteins:
- the LOC130728183 gene encoding uncharacterized protein LOC130728183 — protein: MTFRPETPTAEASTVGQTPPPSSSSISDQMDPQHASNTLVHLRKLGMAQPVPESCNTSGFYSHFYESFIKVDHIQRGRISCTVPVKPAISNDYGTLHGGAVGSLVELLSIGCARTVVAEDRELFLGEINISYLSGVPTNEEVLADASVVKSGRNVTMVALEFKEKKSGKLVYIAHATFYNLPIAKL